A region of Phosphitispora fastidiosa DNA encodes the following proteins:
- a CDS encoding DUF6760 family protein — MGGGITGYPLDRLYEEVAFISYYFHWPHDEIMQLEHGDRKRWCEEISRINRKLSREPENVFER, encoded by the coding sequence CTGGGGGGAGGAATAACCGGCTACCCCCTGGACCGCCTTTATGAGGAGGTAGCCTTTATTTCATACTACTTTCACTGGCCCCATGATGAAATTATGCAGCTAGAGCATGGTGACAGAAAACGGTGGTGTGAAGAGATTTCAAGGATAAACAGGAAACTCAGCAGGGAACCGGAAAATGTGTTTGAGCGGTGA
- a CDS encoding phage late control D family protein: MDLLDLEKKYRSFYAPAFQVTVAGEELLRSGVEISSVSVDNTLEGADSFSFVVDNSYDVVRRELKWMDRLFAPGSGVEIKMGYTDKFESLMVGLITSVKVTYPAGGLPSLEVSGFDLSNKMMKGKQSPPWPPDIKDSDIAGKIAAKYGLKSEVEDTGVKHPEVKQDQESDFDFLTRLAQRNYYEFFVFGKTLYFRAPAYDKASVLTLEWGKTLVSFMPEINLREQVSEVEIRGWDAKAKKEIIGKATGGKESEKITERWRLPVYSQEEADNRARAILNRRAEGLVKGSGESIGIPELLPGKNIELDSLGKQFSKTYYIERTNHSIGSSGYRTTFSVKENVI, translated from the coding sequence ATGGATTTGCTTGACTTAGAAAAAAAATACCGTAGTTTTTATGCTCCTGCTTTTCAGGTTACAGTTGCCGGGGAAGAGCTGCTCCGCTCAGGTGTTGAAATCAGCAGTGTCAGTGTTGATAACACTCTTGAAGGAGCTGACTCGTTTTCATTTGTAGTAGACAACTCCTATGATGTTGTCCGCCGGGAATTGAAATGGATGGACCGGCTGTTTGCCCCGGGAAGCGGGGTTGAAATTAAAATGGGATATACGGATAAATTTGAGTCCTTAATGGTTGGTCTCATAACATCAGTCAAGGTTACCTACCCTGCAGGCGGGCTGCCTTCTCTGGAAGTCAGCGGATTCGACCTTTCCAATAAAATGATGAAGGGTAAGCAGTCTCCGCCCTGGCCGCCTGATATTAAAGACAGTGATATTGCCGGTAAAATTGCTGCGAAATACGGATTAAAGAGTGAAGTTGAGGATACCGGGGTAAAACACCCTGAGGTAAAACAGGATCAGGAAAGTGATTTTGATTTCCTGACCAGACTGGCCCAAAGGAACTACTATGAATTTTTCGTGTTTGGAAAGACCCTTTATTTCAGGGCCCCGGCTTATGATAAAGCCTCCGTCCTGACCCTGGAATGGGGGAAAACTTTGGTGAGTTTTATGCCGGAGATTAATCTCAGAGAACAGGTTTCTGAGGTTGAAATCAGGGGATGGGATGCCAAAGCCAAGAAAGAGATAATCGGTAAAGCTACGGGCGGTAAGGAATCCGAAAAAATTACCGAGCGCTGGCGGCTGCCTGTTTATTCTCAGGAAGAAGCCGATAACCGTGCCCGAGCAATTCTTAACAGACGTGCTGAGGGCTTGGTGAAGGGCAGCGGAGAGAGTATCGGGATACCGGAGTTGCTGCCAGGTAAAAACATTGAGCTTGACAGCCTGGGGAAGCAGTTCAGCAAAACCTATTATATAGAGAGAACTAATCACAGTATTGGCAGTTCAGGATACCGGACGACATTCAGTGTCAAGGAGAATGTGATATGA
- a CDS encoding phage tail protein, with amino-acid sequence MATGQRKDPLRNFRFRIEIDGIQQAGFSDATGFDATVDVIDYREGSDPTHVRKLSGLTKYGNVTLKWGITDSMEIYNWHKAVIDGNVQRKNISIIVVDEAGSDKARWEIVNAWPTKYDPPDFNAKGNDVAIETLEIVHEGMTRVS; translated from the coding sequence ATGGCCACAGGGCAGAGAAAAGACCCTTTAAGGAACTTTCGTTTCAGGATCGAAATTGACGGGATTCAACAGGCCGGTTTCAGTGATGCCACCGGTTTTGATGCTACGGTTGATGTCATTGATTACCGTGAAGGCAGTGACCCTACACATGTTCGTAAGCTGTCCGGACTGACCAAGTACGGGAATGTTACTCTGAAGTGGGGGATAACCGACTCCATGGAGATTTACAACTGGCATAAAGCAGTGATTGACGGTAATGTCCAGAGGAAAAACATATCCATAATAGTTGTGGATGAAGCTGGCAGTGATAAGGCACGGTGGGAAATTGTCAATGCCTGGCCCACCAAATACGACCCCCCTGACTTCAATGCCAAGGGAAATGACGTTGCTATTGAAACCCTGGAGATTGTCCATGAGGGGATGACCAGGGTCAGCTAA
- a CDS encoding phage baseplate assembly protein V — protein MSLYDLLNTGQRTGGKVAGVASAIVTNNKDPDGMGRVKVKFPWREDGDESYWARVATLMAGNNRGSLFLPEVGDEVLVAFEQEDISHPYIIGALWNGQDKPPETNTDGKNNVRKITSRSGHEIIFDDNSEQKKERLEIHTKAGHKIILDDAAGAEKILIEDNSGSNKLEIDSAQNSITMESGMKLKIKSQSIEIEAGAAMTLKAGATLTIKGALVKIN, from the coding sequence ATGAGCTTGTATGATTTGCTGAATACCGGTCAGAGAACCGGGGGTAAGGTAGCCGGAGTGGCTTCCGCTATTGTGACTAATAATAAGGACCCTGACGGGATGGGCAGGGTGAAGGTGAAGTTTCCCTGGAGGGAAGACGGAGATGAAAGCTATTGGGCCCGTGTGGCTACGCTGATGGCCGGAAATAACAGGGGCAGCTTATTTTTGCCTGAAGTCGGTGATGAGGTGCTGGTAGCTTTTGAGCAGGAGGACATCAGTCACCCCTATATTATCGGCGCTCTTTGGAATGGGCAGGACAAGCCGCCGGAAACCAACACTGACGGGAAAAACAATGTCCGCAAAATCACATCCCGGAGCGGTCATGAAATAATTTTTGATGACAACAGTGAGCAGAAGAAAGAGAGGCTGGAAATCCACACCAAAGCGGGTCATAAAATTATTCTGGATGACGCGGCGGGTGCGGAAAAGATTCTGATAGAAGACAATTCAGGCTCCAATAAGCTGGAAATTGATTCGGCCCAAAACTCTATTACCATGGAGAGCGGTATGAAACTGAAAATTAAGTCTCAGAGTATTGAGATAGAGGCAGGGGCAGCTATGACACTGAAAGCGGGAGCTACCCTGACAATAAAGGGTGCCTTGGTTAAGATTAATTAA
- a CDS encoding GPW/gp25 family protein: protein MSKDFLGKGWRFPVLVEAVSGKVLLSEYEQDIQESIRIILTTSKGERVMRPDFGCGIHDFVFASMSITTLSMMESSIREALQQWEPRIEVTGVNAAPDRAEPGRLDIEIKYCVRSTNNEFNLVYPFYLKEN, encoded by the coding sequence ATGAGTAAGGATTTTTTGGGGAAAGGCTGGAGGTTTCCCGTACTTGTAGAAGCGGTGAGCGGGAAGGTGTTGCTGTCTGAGTATGAGCAGGATATTCAGGAATCAATCCGGATTATTCTGACGACCTCCAAAGGTGAACGGGTCATGCGTCCCGATTTCGGCTGCGGAATCCATGATTTTGTATTTGCTTCCATGAGTATAACTACATTAAGCATGATGGAATCAAGCATCCGCGAAGCATTACAGCAGTGGGAGCCCAGAATAGAGGTTACCGGGGTCAATGCGGCTCCTGATCGTGCTGAACCGGGGAGACTGGATATTGAGATTAAGTACTGTGTGCGCAGTACCAACAACGAATTTAATCTTGTTTATCCGTTTTATTTAAAAGAGAATTAA
- a CDS encoding phage tail protein: MATGIRKDPYANFSFLVEIGGLIAGGFSEVSGLQAETETEEYREGGVNEYVHKLPKITKHTNLTLKRGITDSDVFWKWHRDVISGKIERKNGSVILLDAAGNEKWRWNFSQAYPVKWNGPELKAESNTIAVETIELTHHGLTKG, translated from the coding sequence ATGGCCACTGGCATCAGAAAAGATCCTTATGCAAATTTCAGCTTTTTAGTGGAGATTGGCGGACTTATCGCAGGCGGGTTTTCTGAGGTTTCCGGCCTGCAGGCCGAAACTGAAACTGAGGAATACCGTGAAGGCGGTGTTAATGAATATGTGCATAAACTTCCTAAAATCACCAAGCACACCAATCTGACCCTGAAACGGGGTATCACTGATTCGGATGTGTTTTGGAAGTGGCACCGGGATGTAATCTCAGGGAAGATTGAGCGGAAAAACGGGTCTGTTATTTTGCTGGATGCTGCCGGTAACGAGAAGTGGCGCTGGAATTTCTCCCAGGCTTACCCGGTAAAGTGGAACGGCCCTGAATTGAAAGCCGAAAGTAATACAATTGCTGTGGAAACTATTGAACTCACTCATCATGGTTTGACAAAAGGATAA
- a CDS encoding phage tail assembly protein, whose protein sequence is MAFQTEFEFTLPKGYVDEHGSLHRSGVIRLATAADEILPLKDPRVQQNPAYLTIILLSRVITKLGDLPAVNPRIIEGLFATDLAYLQHLYQQINEIGTPAIKAACPKCGQEFEVEVAGWGEE, encoded by the coding sequence ATGGCATTTCAAACTGAATTTGAGTTTACTCTCCCAAAAGGTTATGTGGATGAACACGGCAGCCTGCATCGCAGCGGGGTTATTCGCCTTGCTACGGCAGCAGACGAAATACTGCCCTTGAAAGACCCCAGGGTGCAGCAGAATCCTGCCTATCTCACAATAATCCTGCTTTCACGTGTAATTACCAAATTGGGAGATCTGCCGGCTGTCAATCCGCGAATTATCGAAGGTCTTTTTGCAACAGATTTGGCTTATCTGCAGCATCTTTACCAACAGATAAATGAAATCGGGACACCGGCCATAAAGGCGGCCTGTCCCAAGTGCGGGCAGGAATTTGAAGTGGAGGTAGCCGGCTGGGGGGAGGAATAA
- a CDS encoding CIS tube protein, which produces MALEKALVQALDEKGNPKGEPVKVLFNPTEYAIEKSNQFQSTAIPGLQAPVTSFVNGNAATLTMDLFFDSYEKGTDVRNYSGRLTAMLDIDRGLHAPPVCKFIWGKLEFKAVLERVNQRFTMFLDSGVPVRATLSVTFREYKTITEQLQSPPRQSADRTKHRVIKQGDNLWLIADREYGDPGLWRIIAEANNINNPRILITGKEIIIPPLE; this is translated from the coding sequence ATGGCTTTGGAGAAGGCCTTGGTGCAGGCATTGGATGAAAAAGGCAATCCCAAGGGTGAACCGGTAAAGGTTTTGTTTAACCCAACGGAGTATGCCATTGAAAAGAGCAACCAGTTTCAGAGTACTGCCATACCGGGTCTCCAGGCGCCGGTGACATCATTTGTAAATGGGAATGCCGCCACCCTGACCATGGACCTGTTTTTTGATTCCTATGAAAAAGGGACCGATGTCAGGAATTACTCAGGCCGACTTACAGCAATGCTTGATATCGACAGGGGTCTCCATGCTCCCCCGGTGTGCAAATTTATCTGGGGGAAGCTTGAGTTTAAAGCTGTTTTGGAGCGGGTAAACCAACGCTTTACCATGTTTCTGGATTCCGGTGTTCCGGTCAGGGCCACCTTGAGTGTAACCTTCAGGGAATACAAGACCATTACTGAGCAGCTGCAGAGCCCGCCCAGGCAATCGGCCGACCGGACCAAACACAGAGTCATTAAACAGGGAGATAACCTCTGGCTGATTGCTGACCGGGAATATGGCGACCCAGGGTTATGGAGAATTATAGCCGAAGCCAACAATATCAATAACCCCAGGATATTAATTACGGGGAAGGAAATAATTATTCCCCCACTGGAGTGA
- a CDS encoding eCIS core domain-containing protein, whose protein sequence is MQEAGRQMMARDSSKISRESSRMNRESSGIRHSTDNDFSVRQHVRSADQSGSISSNILKMQSQHGNRYVQRFLNDIRIQEKSRDCARPRADRAGVTDRIMSRSGSGQPLDREARTYMEPRFGRNFGEVRIHTDSFAVKAAEQLNAEAFTIGKDVFFNSGRYNMVTSRGQQLLAHELTHVVQQSGDRPRINCWTKSGVIKELCGSTDKWVVDKLDKSKVYSFDKIVRKWKLYNKTLTGGKGTFVKNHQYEVDGLASPSTKEIWVRNGKADSEAAATFYHEVIHQGQPAAMAMLEKEYEAWIKTEEYGIRHGLSQQAPKFRTKKGSAWVANEAEIKKYVKAAYQHRDPSSPYYYEWDGQDTVNEVQVTGWACP, encoded by the coding sequence GTGCAGGAAGCAGGCAGGCAAATGATGGCACGGGACAGCAGTAAGATTTCCCGGGAAAGCAGCAGGATGAACCGGGAAAGCAGCGGAATCAGGCATTCCACCGATAACGATTTTTCAGTTCGGCAGCACGTGCGTTCAGCAGACCAATCCGGCAGCATTTCTTCAAACATACTTAAGATGCAGTCACAACACGGGAATCGCTACGTCCAGAGATTTTTGAATGATATACGAATTCAGGAGAAATCCCGGGACTGTGCCAGGCCACGGGCTGACCGGGCCGGGGTGACCGACCGGATAATGTCCCGTAGCGGCAGTGGGCAGCCCTTGGACCGGGAAGCCCGCACCTACATGGAACCGCGCTTTGGTCGTAATTTTGGCGAGGTGCGTATCCATACCGATTCCTTTGCTGTAAAGGCTGCTGAGCAGTTGAATGCCGAAGCCTTTACCATAGGTAAGGATGTGTTTTTTAACAGCGGGAGATACAATATGGTGACAAGTCGTGGCCAACAACTGCTTGCCCATGAACTGACCCATGTGGTGCAGCAGTCAGGAGACCGGCCCAGGATTAACTGTTGGACGAAATCGGGGGTAATCAAAGAGCTGTGTGGTTCGACGGATAAATGGGTTGTCGACAAGCTGGATAAATCAAAGGTTTACAGTTTTGATAAGATTGTGCGGAAGTGGAAATTATATAACAAAACACTTACCGGTGGCAAGGGAACATTTGTTAAGAATCATCAGTACGAAGTTGACGGTCTGGCCAGTCCCTCTACCAAAGAAATCTGGGTCAGGAACGGGAAAGCGGACTCTGAGGCAGCGGCTACCTTTTATCACGAAGTAATTCACCAGGGGCAGCCGGCTGCCATGGCAATGCTGGAAAAGGAATACGAAGCCTGGATTAAGACAGAGGAATACGGTATCAGGCATGGTTTATCCCAACAGGCGCCAAAGTTCAGGACTAAAAAGGGTTCCGCCTGGGTAGCTAATGAGGCTGAAATCAAGAAATACGTCAAGGCGGCTTATCAGCATAGAGACCCCTCAAGCCCTTATTATTACGAGTGGGATGGACAGGATACTGTCAACGAAGTGCAGGTCACGGGATGGGCTTGTCCTTAA
- a CDS encoding PAAR domain-containing protein, producing MPPAARMGDVTSHGTPLSPGPGSVNVLIGGKPAWRATTDFHTCPLVSGTVPHVGGMVTMGSTTVFINNFPAARQGDMITESGPPNSISLGEPTVIIG from the coding sequence ATGCCGCCGGCAGCAAGAATGGGTGATGTGACCAGTCATGGGACCCCGTTGAGTCCGGGACCGGGAAGTGTTAATGTCCTCATTGGGGGTAAACCGGCCTGGCGGGCGACTACAGATTTTCATACCTGTCCCCTGGTTTCGGGGACGGTCCCGCACGTGGGAGGCATGGTGACTATGGGCAGTACAACAGTTTTCATTAATAACTTTCCGGCAGCGCGTCAGGGTGACATGATCACAGAGAGCGGGCCGCCCAATTCGATATCTTTGGGAGAGCCAACTGTAATCATTGGCTGA